Proteins encoded together in one Arvicanthis niloticus isolate mArvNil1 chromosome 7, mArvNil1.pat.X, whole genome shotgun sequence window:
- the Klhl5 gene encoding kelch-like protein 5 isoform X5: MSGSRKEFDVKQILKIRWRWFGHQASSNSSVDSQQGEFWNRGQTGANGGRKFLDPCNLQLPLASIGYRRSSQLDFQNSPSWPMASTSDVPAFEFTAEGCGGAHWLDRPEVDDGTSEEENESDSSSSRTSNSSQTLSTCQTMEPCSSDEFFQALNHAEQTFKKMENYLRHKQLCDVILVAGDRRIPAHRLVLSSVSDYFAAMFTNDVREARQEEIKMEGVEPNALWSLIQYAYTGRLELKEDNIECLLSTACLLQLSQVVEACCKFLMKQLHPSNCLGIRSFADAQGCTDLHKVAHNYTMEHFMEVIRNQEFVLLPANEIAKLLASDDMNIPNEETILNALLTWVRHDLEQRRKDLSKLLAYIRLPLLAPQVPGLELSSPDLQCKAFTHSAISSTPK, encoded by the exons ATGTCTGGTTCTCGCAAAGAGTTTGATGTGAAACAGATTTTGAAAATCAGGTGGAGGTGGTTTGGGCATCAGGCATCATCTAATTCTTCAGTTGACAGCCAGCAGGGAGAATTTTGGAACCGAGGACAGACTGGAGCAAACGGTGGGAGAAAGTTTTTAGATCCGTGTAACCTACAATTGCCTTTGGCTTCAATTGGTTACCGAAGGTCCAGCCAACTGGATTTTCAGAATTCACCTTCTTGGCCAATGGCATCTACCTCTGATGTCCCTGCTTTTGAGTTTACAGCAgaaggctgtggtggtgcacactggcTGGATAGACCAGAAGTGGACGATGGCACTAGTGAAGAGGAAAATGAATCTGATTCCAGCTCGAGCAG GACTTCCAATAGTAGTCAGACATTGTCAACCTGCCAGACGATGGAGCCATGTTCATCAGATGAATTCTTTCAAGCCCTTAACCATGCagagcaaacatttaaaaaaatggaaaactacTTGAGGCACAAGCAACTGTGTGACGTCATTTTAGTCGCTGGTGATCGCAGGATTCCAGCTCACAG ACTGGTGCTGTCTTCCGTCTCAGATTATTTCGCTGCTATGTTTACTAATGATGTCAGGGAGGCGAggcaagaagaaataaaaatggaaggtgTAGAGCCGAATGCCCTGTGGTCCTTAATTCAGTACGCATACACAG GCCGACTTGAACTGAAGGAAGACAACATCGAGTGCCTGCTGTCCACAGCATGCCTGCTCCAGCTCTCCCAGGTGGTGGAAGCCTGCTGCAAGTTCCTGATGAAGCAGCTCCACCCGTCCAATTGCCTCGGGATTCGGTCTTTTGCTGATGCCCAAGGCTGCACAGATTTGCATAAAGTGGCTCACAATTACACTATG GAACATTTCATGGAGGTAATCAGGAACCAGGAGTTTGTGTTACTCCCAGCCAATGAGATTGCCAAGCTCTTGGCCAGTGATGACATGAACATTCCTAACGAGGAGACCATACTGAATGCACTTCTCACCTGGGTCCGGCACGATTTGGAGCAGAGGCGGAAAGATCTCAGTAAACTTTTGGCTTACATTAGGCTACCTCTCCTTGCGCCACAG